The Chryseobacterium suipulveris genome window below encodes:
- a CDS encoding helix-turn-helix domain-containing protein encodes METLKLVQVTPESLAEIVKNAVSSELERFSDLFKKSESDSEYLTREEVCKRLKISKGTLNNRSRSGEIPSHKVGRRVLYRNCEVQEYINGQKRMSYGE; translated from the coding sequence ATGGAAACATTAAAATTAGTACAGGTAACACCTGAAAGTTTAGCAGAAATTGTAAAAAATGCAGTTTCAAGTGAATTAGAAAGATTTTCAGATTTATTTAAAAAATCTGAATCAGATTCAGAGTATTTGACACGAGAAGAAGTTTGCAAGAGACTGAAAATCTCAAAAGGAACTTTAAACAATCGTAGTAGAAGTGGAGAAATACCTTCTCACAAAGTTGGGAGAAGAGTATTATACAGAAACTGCGAGGTTCAGGAGTATATTAACGGTCAAAAAAGAATGAGTTATGGAGAATAA
- a CDS encoding tyrosine-type recombinase/integrase: protein METKFNSEVGTVTFRLKEPNSDKPTLIKGIYLFKDFQTGFTTGIKVLPKDWEKTEKKILSGENKKELNNKLNKFKTKIPDFHNKFNEQYNRLPTKEELKTIVTNAINERELKTVNKKKKSFDDIYNDFMEIIYLKRDNAIAGGLKPLHKSYISSFNVAYSDLKKFASENRIVLDIDTFDVTTCLKFQNWLLNGKDKKQSATVKTRVKRISQLLRWAFTEGHTNNRSFMQNDFLPKATSNNKIALTEEEITILYQYDFSNNKRLEKVRDLFILGCHTSLRFEDLTRINPKHLDFSNKTIHILTSKVEKNVSFPFFGYTEEILLKYGGNINSIALSNQNANLYLKEIFREIPYFKEKIILQEIATNKGVKFIENKYEDKITFHNSRTSFCTNRYMEGWDLLEIWQFTGHTNEGTFKSYFKPTSEHEKIRRENILLRNEKLQRADLQSKQIEELQKQIEELKKQNGKIINLNAV, encoded by the coding sequence ATGGAAACAAAATTTAATTCAGAAGTCGGAACGGTTACATTCAGACTAAAAGAACCTAATTCTGATAAACCAACACTTATTAAAGGGATATATCTATTTAAAGATTTTCAGACTGGATTTACAACAGGAATAAAAGTTTTACCTAAGGATTGGGAAAAGACTGAAAAGAAAATTTTGTCTGGAGAAAATAAAAAGGAGCTAAACAATAAACTCAACAAGTTTAAAACTAAAATTCCTGATTTTCATAATAAATTCAATGAACAATATAATAGACTTCCAACAAAAGAAGAACTTAAAACTATTGTAACAAATGCTATTAATGAAAGAGAACTAAAGACGGTAAATAAAAAGAAAAAAAGTTTTGATGACATCTATAATGATTTCATGGAAATAATATACTTAAAAAGAGACAACGCTATTGCAGGAGGTTTAAAGCCGTTGCATAAGTCATACATTTCAAGTTTTAATGTTGCATATTCTGATTTGAAAAAATTTGCATCGGAAAATAGAATCGTTTTAGATATAGATACTTTTGATGTAACAACTTGTCTAAAATTTCAAAACTGGTTATTAAATGGAAAAGATAAAAAACAATCTGCCACAGTTAAAACAAGAGTGAAGAGAATAAGTCAATTATTAAGATGGGCATTTACCGAAGGACACACCAACAATAGAAGTTTTATGCAAAACGACTTTTTACCTAAAGCTACATCTAATAATAAAATTGCTTTAACAGAAGAAGAAATCACTATTTTATATCAATACGATTTTAGTAACAATAAGAGGTTAGAAAAAGTAAGGGATTTGTTTATTTTAGGCTGCCATACATCTTTAAGATTTGAAGATTTAACGAGAATCAATCCTAAACATTTAGATTTTAGCAATAAAACAATTCACATTCTTACTTCTAAAGTAGAGAAAAATGTAAGTTTTCCATTTTTTGGATATACAGAAGAAATACTTTTAAAATATGGAGGTAATATTAATAGTATTGCTTTATCAAATCAGAATGCCAATCTATACTTGAAAGAAATTTTTAGAGAAATTCCATATTTCAAAGAAAAGATAATTTTACAGGAAATAGCCACAAACAAAGGTGTTAAGTTCATTGAAAACAAATACGAAGATAAAATAACCTTTCATAATTCAAGAACAAGTTTTTGTACTAATAGATATATGGAGGGATGGGATTTACTTGAAATATGGCAGTTTACAGGACATACAAACGAAGGAACTTTTAAAAGTTATTTCAAACCTACTTCTGAACATGAAAAGATTAGAAGAGAAAATATATTGTTGAGAAATGAAAAACTTCAAAGAGCTGATTTGCAATCAAAACAAATTGAAGAATTACAAAAACAAATTGAAGAGTTGAAAAAACAAAACGGCAAAATCATAAATTTAAATGCAGTTTAA
- a CDS encoding SDR family oxidoreductase, whose translation MKYTEGMLREDALKDKIAIVTGGGSGLGKAMTKYFLQLGAKVVITSRNLEKLQTTAKELEAETGGKVLAVACDVRNWDEVVAMKDAAIKEFGQIDILLNNAAGNFIAPTERLTHSAFDSILDIVLKGTKNCTLAVGKFWIENKIPGTVLNIVTTYSWTGSAFVVPSACAKAGVLAMTRSLAVEWAKYNIRFNAIAPGPFPTKGAWERLLPGDLAEKFDMRKKVPLRRVGEHQELANLAAYLVSDYSAYMNGEVVTIDGGEWLQGAGEFNMLEQIPQEMWDMLEMMIKAKKSN comes from the coding sequence ATGAAGTACACTGAAGGAATGCTGCGCGAAGACGCACTGAAAGATAAAATAGCCATCGTAACCGGTGGCGGAAGCGGACTGGGAAAAGCAATGACCAAATATTTTCTGCAACTCGGAGCGAAAGTGGTCATCACCTCCCGAAATCTGGAGAAACTGCAAACAACAGCCAAAGAGTTGGAAGCAGAAACCGGAGGAAAAGTTCTTGCCGTTGCTTGCGATGTCCGAAACTGGGACGAGGTGGTCGCCATGAAAGACGCAGCCATTAAAGAATTCGGGCAAATCGACATCCTGCTCAACAATGCCGCCGGAAACTTCATCGCTCCAACCGAACGTTTGACGCATTCCGCATTCGATTCGATTCTCGATATTGTTTTGAAGGGGACAAAAAATTGCACGCTCGCTGTCGGAAAATTCTGGATTGAAAATAAAATCCCGGGAACTGTTCTAAACATCGTAACGACATATTCATGGACCGGTTCTGCATTCGTCGTACCTTCCGCATGTGCAAAAGCCGGAGTTTTGGCGATGACGAGAAGTCTCGCCGTAGAGTGGGCAAAGTACAACATCCGTTTCAACGCCATCGCACCGGGACCGTTCCCAACGAAAGGAGCTTGGGAAAGATTATTGCCGGGAGATTTGGCAGAAAAATTCGATATGCGCAAAAAAGTTCCACTTCGCAGAGTTGGCGAACATCAGGAATTGGCGAATCTTGCGGCGTATCTCGTTTCCGATTATTCGGCGTATATGAACGGTGAAGTCGTTACCATCGACGGTGGCGAATGGTTGCAGGGCGCCGGAGAATTCAATATGCTCGAACAGATTCCGCAGGAAATGTGGGATATGCTGGAAATGATGATAAAGGCGAAGAAGTCAAATTAA
- a CDS encoding lysoplasmalogenase, producing MKTKILKIILFIVFLADLFFVFKNQTEPRFFTKTLLIPLLILIYVFESNSRKNLLNKTFVIGLIFSFFGDFFLLFKWGFLAGLGSFLLAHVLYIFCFLKLSVRKHLPFLAVALSLYASGLIFYLFPYLNEMKIPVIIYGLVISTMLYFAVLTSNKNLIFGAVLFVISDSVLSINLFVKETVVLSLLVMITYISAQWFLVKGMISNPKKL from the coding sequence ATGAAAACAAAAATTTTAAAAATTATTCTGTTCATCGTCTTTTTAGCCGATCTCTTCTTCGTTTTCAAAAATCAAACAGAACCGCGATTTTTCACCAAAACATTATTGATTCCCTTACTGATTTTAATTTATGTTTTCGAATCAAACTCAAGAAAAAACTTACTCAATAAAACTTTTGTCATAGGATTAATCTTCAGTTTCTTCGGAGATTTCTTTCTGCTGTTCAAATGGGGATTTCTTGCAGGATTAGGAAGTTTTCTGTTGGCGCACGTTCTTTACATTTTTTGTTTCCTGAAGCTTTCTGTCAGAAAACATTTGCCTTTCTTGGCGGTTGCGCTTTCATTGTACGCTTCGGGACTGATTTTTTATCTGTTTCCCTATTTAAATGAAATGAAAATCCCCGTCATTATTTACGGATTGGTCATTTCAACAATGTTATATTTTGCAGTTCTGACATCTAATAAAAATTTGATTTTTGGTGCTGTTCTTTTTGTGATTTCTGATTCGGTGCTTTCCATCAATCTTTTTGTAAAAGAAACCGTTGTTTTGAGCTTGTTGGTGATGATTACCTACATTTCTGCACAGTGGTTTTTGGTGAAAGGAATGATTTCAAATCCCAAAAAGTTGTAA
- a CDS encoding dihydroorotase, which produces MKTLIKNATIVNENQLFKNDLLIEDDLISIIENNISEEGVDKIIDAEGKFLLPGVIDDQVHFREPGLTHKGDIESESRAAIAGGVTSYIEQPNTAPNAVTQELLEEKYKIAAEKSFANYSFSMGGTNDNLDEVLKTNPKNVAAIKLFLGSSTGNMLVDNPETLEEIFSKVKMPICVHCEDEKTIRENTEKYKAEYSEDIPVKFHHLIRSEEACYLSSSKAVELAKKTGARLHIYHLSTVKETELFRNDIPLKDKKITAEVCVHHLWFTNEDYDTKGTLIKWNPAVKTFADKEGLWKALQDGRIDIIATDHAPHTLEEKDQPYTKCPSGAPLVQHSLVAMLEMHAKRRIRLEKIVEKMCHNPAILFEIEKRGFIREGFKADLVLVDLDSKWTVSKENILYKCGWSPLEGTEFSSKVTHTFVNGHLAYENGKVSEEKHGERLLFDR; this is translated from the coding sequence ATGAAAACTCTAATTAAGAACGCCACTATTGTTAATGAAAATCAACTCTTTAAAAATGATTTACTGATTGAAGACGACCTGATTTCTATTATTGAAAATAATATTTCCGAAGAAGGAGTTGATAAAATCATCGACGCAGAAGGAAAATTTTTGCTTCCCGGCGTGATTGATGACCAAGTGCATTTCCGTGAACCGGGACTCACTCACAAAGGCGACATCGAATCTGAAAGCCGCGCTGCAATTGCGGGAGGAGTGACTTCATATATCGAGCAGCCAAATACCGCTCCCAATGCGGTGACACAGGAACTTCTCGAAGAGAAATATAAAATTGCGGCAGAGAAATCCTTTGCCAATTATTCGTTTTCAATGGGTGGAACGAATGACAATCTTGACGAAGTTTTGAAAACCAATCCAAAAAATGTGGCGGCGATAAAGCTGTTTTTGGGTTCATCCACAGGAAATATGTTGGTCGATAATCCCGAAACTTTGGAGGAAATTTTCAGTAAAGTCAAAATGCCGATTTGCGTACATTGCGAAGATGAAAAAACCATCAGAGAAAATACCGAAAAATACAAAGCGGAATACAGCGAAGATATTCCTGTAAAGTTTCACCACCTGATCAGAAGCGAGGAAGCGTGTTATTTGTCTTCATCAAAAGCGGTGGAATTGGCGAAGAAAACCGGAGCGAGACTTCATATTTACCACCTTTCCACGGTGAAAGAAACGGAGCTGTTCCGAAACGATATTCCTTTAAAAGACAAGAAAATCACCGCGGAAGTCTGCGTTCATCACCTTTGGTTTACCAATGAAGATTACGATACCAAAGGAACTTTGATCAAGTGGAATCCTGCCGTAAAAACGTTTGCTGACAAGGAAGGTTTGTGGAAAGCGCTTCAGGACGGCAGAATCGATATCATCGCAACCGATCACGCACCGCATACCTTGGAAGAGAAAGATCAACCCTATACGAAATGTCCTTCTGGAGCACCTTTAGTGCAACATTCGTTGGTGGCGATGCTTGAAATGCACGCCAAAAGAAGGATCAGATTGGAGAAAATCGTTGAAAAAATGTGCCACAATCCCGCAATTCTTTTCGAGATTGAAAAGCGTGGATTTATTCGTGAAGGTTTTAAAGCAGATTTGGTTTTGGTGGATTTGGATTCAAAATGGACGGTTTCCAAGGAAAATATTCTCTACAAGTGCGGTTGGTCTCCGTTGGAAGGGACGGAGTTTTCTTCAAAAGTAACGCATACTTTTGTGAACGGACATTTGGCTTACGAAAACGGAAAAGTTTCTGAAGAAAAACACGGAGAAAGGTTGCTGTTTGATAGATGA
- a CDS encoding lipopolysaccharide biosynthesis protein encodes MYKKLLGQTALYGLTTVVIRLFPFIINPYITKAFGPEAYSPFADFYSVAGVIAVLLTHGMETTFFRFALEEKNDRKLISTSFFSVLAATILFLVFSLLYRNELAIAFKTPTQVDLLTILVVILSLDAFCAMPFVLLRKNERPIKYASIKITNGIINFVLVIFFLQILPRFSDGIFGLKYSHQFGIGYVFVANLVASAVTFILLFKEIFIAKLKDFSVELWKKMMKYSWPIMIAGLAGIINETFDRQFLKFLLPDEIGRHELGVYGAVAKIVTFVILFRQAYVLGIEPFFFSHSKNENAGKTYAKLMDVFIAVNCMIVLFLCVNLDWISKFYLRNPEYYEGIPILPLLFFASLFLGIYLNLSIWYKLSDRTIVGAYISFIGAAVTIAINFYFIPRYGYWASTWATISSYFVMMVVSYIWGQIKHPIPYNLSKNVTIILITIIVSLAYYQNLKHNVLLGNIIFIVLSAILIKTQNLVPQSIINKIKR; translated from the coding sequence TTGTATAAAAAATTACTGGGACAGACTGCGCTTTACGGACTTACGACGGTGGTGATTCGCCTGTTCCCGTTCATCATCAATCCTTATATTACGAAAGCATTCGGACCAGAAGCGTATTCGCCGTTTGCAGATTTCTACTCTGTTGCCGGTGTGATCGCGGTGCTTTTGACCCACGGAATGGAAACGACTTTTTTCCGTTTCGCTCTGGAAGAAAAAAATGATAGAAAACTCATCTCGACTTCTTTCTTCAGCGTTTTGGCGGCGACAATTTTATTTCTGGTTTTTTCGCTGCTTTACCGAAACGAATTGGCAATTGCCTTCAAAACTCCAACCCAAGTCGATTTGCTGACTATTTTAGTGGTGATCCTTTCGCTGGATGCATTTTGTGCAATGCCTTTCGTGTTGCTCAGAAAAAACGAGAGACCCATTAAATATGCCTCGATAAAGATTACGAACGGAATTATCAACTTCGTTCTGGTAATCTTTTTCCTACAGATTTTACCGAGATTTTCAGACGGAATTTTCGGCTTGAAATACAGCCATCAGTTTGGGATCGGTTATGTTTTTGTGGCAAATCTCGTGGCAAGTGCGGTGACTTTCATCCTTTTATTTAAAGAAATTTTCATCGCGAAACTGAAAGACTTCTCCGTTGAACTCTGGAAAAAAATGATGAAGTATTCCTGGCCGATTATGATTGCTGGATTGGCTGGAATTATCAATGAAACTTTCGACCGACAGTTTCTGAAGTTCCTGCTTCCCGACGAAATCGGACGCCACGAACTGGGAGTTTACGGTGCGGTTGCTAAGATTGTGACTTTCGTTATACTTTTTCGGCAAGCGTATGTTTTGGGAATCGAGCCATTTTTCTTCAGTCATTCCAAAAACGAAAACGCAGGAAAAACCTATGCAAAACTGATGGATGTCTTCATTGCGGTGAACTGCATGATCGTACTTTTCCTTTGTGTGAACCTCGACTGGATTTCTAAATTTTATTTAAGAAACCCTGAATATTACGAGGGAATTCCGATTCTGCCGCTGCTGTTTTTTGCGAGTTTGTTTCTGGGGATTTACCTCAACCTCTCGATTTGGTATAAACTTTCAGACAGGACGATTGTTGGTGCGTATATTTCTTTTATCGGAGCGGCGGTCACGATCGCGATCAACTTCTACTTCATCCCAAGATACGGATATTGGGCTTCAACCTGGGCGACAATTTCATCGTATTTTGTAATGATGGTCGTGTCCTATATTTGGGGGCAGATCAAGCATCCGATTCCGTACAACCTCAGCAAAAATGTGACGATAATCCTGATAACAATCATTGTTTCACTCGCATATTATCAAAATTTAAAACACAATGTTTTGCTGGGAAATATTATCTTTATAGTTTTATCAGCCATTTTGATCAAGACTCAAAACCTTGTCCCGCAAAGTATCATTAACAAAATAAAAAGGTAG
- the dut gene encoding dUTP diphosphatase: protein MKIRIINKSKHALPKYQTAHSAGMDLYANIDQGFTLSALERKLVPTGLFIELPEGYEAQIRPRSGLAIKNGITVLNSPGTIDADYRGEIGVILVNLSKDDFTVNDGDRIAQMIIAKHESAVWEEVTEINETERGEGGFGSTKI from the coding sequence ATGAAGATCAGGATTATCAATAAGTCGAAGCACGCCTTGCCAAAATACCAAACCGCGCATTCCGCAGGAATGGATCTTTATGCCAATATTGATCAAGGTTTCACGCTTTCAGCTCTGGAAAGAAAACTTGTCCCGACAGGACTTTTCATTGAACTTCCCGAAGGTTATGAAGCACAAATCCGGCCCAGAAGTGGTTTGGCAATAAAAAACGGAATCACGGTATTGAATTCTCCCGGAACGATCGATGCAGATTACCGCGGCGAAATAGGGGTGATCCTCGTCAATCTTTCCAAAGATGATTTTACGGTGAACGACGGCGACCGAATTGCGCAAATGATTATCGCCAAACACGAAAGCGCAGTTTGGGAAGAGGTCACAGAAATTAACGAAACCGAGCGTGGTGAAGGCGGATTCGGAAGCACTAAGATTTAA
- a CDS encoding sugar phosphate nucleotidyltransferase: MKIIVPMAGRGSRLRPHTLTIPKPLIPIAGKPIVQRLVEDIAKVAGEKIDEIAFIIGDFGPEVEASLIQIAEKLGAKGSVYTQDEPLGTAHAIKCAENSMQGDVVVAFADTLFRADFNLDKNSDGVIWVKKVEDPSAFGVVKLDDYGFITDFVEKPKQFVSDLAIIGIYYFKSAEKLMSEINYIMDKDIKDGGEYQLTTALENLRQKGAKFSLGKVDDWMDCGNKNATVETNGKVLNYEKEEFSHYPTSATIENSLIIPPCFIGENVKISNSKIGPFVSLGNNTCVINSNIDNSLIQENTVIDHGNLSNSMIGSSAKYFGVAREISLGDYSVLDFLSKD; this comes from the coding sequence ATGAAAATTATTGTACCAATGGCTGGAAGAGGTTCCAGATTAAGACCTCACACGTTAACCATTCCAAAACCTTTAATTCCAATTGCGGGAAAACCAATTGTACAACGACTTGTAGAAGATATCGCAAAAGTGGCGGGAGAGAAAATCGATGAAATCGCATTCATCATTGGTGATTTCGGGCCAGAAGTTGAAGCGTCCCTAATCCAGATTGCCGAGAAACTGGGCGCGAAAGGAAGCGTTTACACACAGGATGAACCATTAGGAACAGCACACGCGATAAAATGTGCAGAAAACTCAATGCAGGGCGATGTTGTAGTTGCGTTTGCAGACACTTTGTTCCGTGCAGATTTCAATTTGGATAAGAATTCCGACGGTGTAATTTGGGTGAAGAAAGTTGAAGATCCTTCCGCTTTTGGTGTTGTGAAATTAGATGATTATGGCTTTATTACCGATTTTGTTGAAAAGCCAAAGCAATTCGTTTCCGATTTAGCGATCATTGGGATCTATTATTTTAAATCTGCGGAAAAACTGATGTCGGAAATCAATTATATAATGGACAAAGACATTAAAGATGGCGGTGAATATCAACTGACTACAGCCCTTGAAAACCTTCGCCAGAAAGGAGCAAAATTCTCTTTAGGAAAAGTGGACGACTGGATGGATTGCGGGAACAAAAACGCCACAGTTGAAACCAACGGAAAAGTGCTCAACTACGAAAAAGAAGAGTTTTCGCACTATCCTACTTCGGCTACCATTGAGAACTCACTGATCATCCCACCATGCTTTATTGGCGAGAATGTAAAAATTTCGAATTCCAAAATCGGTCCTTTTGTTTCTTTGGGGAATAATACCTGCGTCATCAATTCCAATATCGACAATTCGCTAATTCAGGAGAATACAGTGATCGACCACGGAAACCTCAGCAATTCCATGATTGGGAGCTCGGCAAAATACTTCGGTGTTGCGCGTGAAATTTCGCTCGGCGATTATTCCGTTCTCGATTTTCTGTCGAAAGATTAA
- a CDS encoding DUF4292 domain-containing protein, which yields MKKYILAIIALIIVASCKTKTAVTPPISASTPIASNTEFFSKIKEKPNFQQLKINSKVNVETGSYIPTLDATIYIENGQKVWMNMLAVFLNVGRGIATPDGIRGYEKWNKTYIESDFTYLNNLMNVNFIDFSSLQNLLTGRNFVPINEKDFILTKNAQGYSLNSSKNLIFQNKGKTSEYAVSLDYSNDFDLMRVNLKDMKSADNLEVLYGNWESFENMKIPKNVKIIIKGSKASQILLENTKFDSSKMETPYSVPNNYTKTEIR from the coding sequence ATGAAAAAATATATCCTCGCAATAATTGCATTAATAATTGTAGCTTCGTGCAAAACAAAGACTGCGGTCACACCGCCAATAAGCGCGAGTACTCCGATTGCTTCCAATACCGAATTCTTTAGTAAAATTAAGGAAAAACCGAATTTCCAGCAGTTGAAAATCAACTCCAAAGTGAATGTGGAGACGGGGAGTTATATCCCCACTTTAGATGCGACCATCTACATCGAAAACGGCCAGAAAGTATGGATGAATATGCTTGCAGTTTTCCTGAACGTGGGACGCGGAATCGCAACTCCCGATGGAATCCGCGGATACGAAAAGTGGAACAAAACCTACATCGAATCCGACTTTACGTATCTGAACAATCTGATGAATGTGAATTTCATCGATTTCAGTTCGCTCCAGAATCTTTTGACGGGTAGAAACTTCGTGCCGATCAACGAAAAGGATTTTATTCTCACCAAAAATGCACAGGGCTACTCCCTGAATTCTTCAAAAAACCTCATCTTTCAGAACAAGGGTAAAACTTCTGAATACGCGGTTTCTTTGGACTATTCGAACGATTTCGATTTGATGAGGGTGAATTTGAAGGACATGAAGTCCGCCGACAATCTGGAAGTTTTATACGGAAACTGGGAGAGTTTTGAAAACATGAAAATCCCAAAAAATGTTAAAATAATTATAAAAGGTTCAAAAGCAAGCCAGATTCTGTTAGAAAACACGAAATTTGACAGTTCTAAAATGGAGACGCCGTACTCTGTTCCCAACAATTATACGAAAACTGAGATTAGATGA
- a CDS encoding M23 family metallopeptidase: MIKRIGFLIGIFLFGFFSAQKKEQLQKQNAELKKQIAAINANLAKTQQESKLSIAYLNDVDKKIQLREKVYINTQKEKKLIEDDIYLRQLEINRQNKELAVLRKNYAEVLVKAYKNKGVQNKVTFILSSKNLGEALRRVQYLKDYSDYQDKKAAEISDAAKKLQQSVALRQRSVKDKEVLLTNQQKDLVTIEAEKKQKENLLQEFKKNEVQLTAELKQKQQESKKLEAQIRSIIAEEIRIAKAKEEERKREEAEKIRLAKIAAEKEKARIEAENKARLEALALEKKRADEEAKRLKDIADKKAAEEAERAKIAAAADAKKLEDARKAADAEKAEARRLAAAKEAADAAAKAKEAADKAAAARAAEATLAKKNEDDKKAAETKAMTNFGVSTAVGNNFAANRGRMGMPAYGTITHRFGRQPHPVFKNIVEENNGIKIAVTKGTIAKCIAPGTVSRIVASGDGSKMVFVKHGDYFTIYANLSTTMVSANQQVSAGTSIGAVGEDFDGTYTLDFQIWNGTNPVDPLSWVN; encoded by the coding sequence ATGATTAAGAGAATTGGCTTTTTAATAGGAATTTTTCTGTTCGGATTTTTTTCTGCCCAGAAAAAGGAACAACTTCAAAAGCAAAATGCGGAACTGAAAAAACAAATCGCAGCAATCAACGCCAATCTTGCAAAAACCCAGCAGGAATCCAAACTTTCCATCGCTTATCTGAACGATGTGGACAAGAAAATCCAGCTTCGTGAAAAAGTCTATATCAATACCCAAAAAGAAAAAAAACTGATAGAAGACGATATCTATCTTCGACAATTAGAAATCAACCGACAGAATAAGGAACTTGCAGTTTTAAGAAAGAACTACGCTGAAGTGTTGGTGAAGGCGTACAAGAACAAGGGAGTTCAAAACAAGGTAACATTTATTTTATCTTCAAAAAATTTAGGCGAGGCGTTACGAAGAGTTCAGTATTTAAAAGATTACTCCGATTATCAGGACAAGAAAGCTGCCGAGATTAGCGATGCAGCGAAAAAGCTCCAACAAAGTGTCGCCTTAAGACAACGTTCGGTGAAGGACAAAGAAGTTTTGCTGACCAACCAGCAGAAAGATCTTGTAACCATTGAGGCAGAAAAGAAACAAAAGGAGAATCTACTTCAGGAGTTCAAAAAGAATGAAGTACAGCTTACCGCAGAACTGAAACAAAAACAGCAAGAATCGAAAAAACTCGAGGCGCAGATTCGTTCAATTATCGCTGAAGAAATTAGAATCGCAAAAGCAAAGGAGGAGGAAAGAAAGAGAGAAGAAGCTGAAAAAATCCGTTTGGCTAAAATTGCAGCTGAGAAGGAAAAAGCGAGAATTGAAGCAGAAAACAAAGCCAGACTCGAAGCGCTCGCTCTCGAAAAGAAACGTGCAGATGAAGAGGCAAAACGTTTGAAAGATATAGCCGACAAAAAAGCTGCTGAAGAAGCAGAACGTGCAAAAATTGCAGCAGCAGCCGATGCAAAAAAATTGGAAGATGCCAGAAAAGCTGCAGACGCCGAAAAAGCAGAAGCAAGAAGATTAGCCGCGGCAAAAGAAGCTGCCGACGCTGCAGCAAAAGCAAAAGAAGCTGCCGATAAAGCCGCTGCAGCAAGAGCCGCAGAAGCTACTCTTGCCAAGAAAAACGAAGACGACAAAAAAGCCGCAGAAACGAAAGCAATGACCAACTTCGGTGTTTCAACTGCCGTCGGAAACAACTTTGCCGCTAATCGCGGTAGAATGGGAATGCCTGCTTACGGAACAATTACCCACCGGTTCGGACGACAGCCGCACCCGGTCTTCAAGAATATTGTGGAAGAAAACAACGGAATCAAAATCGCTGTTACCAAAGGAACCATCGCTAAATGTATCGCTCCAGGAACTGTTTCGCGTATTGTGGCTTCAGGAGACGGCTCAAAAATGGTTTTCGTAAAACACGGCGATTATTTCACGATTTACGCAAATCTTTCCACAACCATGGTCTCAGCGAATCAGCAGGTTTCCGCAGGAACGTCGATCGGTGCTGTTGGTGAAGATTTCGACGGAACCTATACGCTTGATTTCCAGATTTGGAACGGGACCAATCCTGTGGATCCACTGAGTTGGGTAAATTAA
- a CDS encoding Sec-independent protein translocase subunit TatA/TatB, whose protein sequence is MITLTIMALSWQHLLIVAIIVLVLFGGRKIPEMMRGLGSGIKEFKDAVKEDDKKPSEQQKSNSDTAN, encoded by the coding sequence ATGATTACATTAACAATAATGGCGCTTTCGTGGCAACATTTACTCATCGTAGCGATCATCGTGCTTGTGCTCTTCGGTGGAAGAAAAATTCCGGAAATGATGCGTGGACTCGGTTCAGGAATCAAGGAGTTTAAAGACGCGGTGAAGGAAGACGATAAGAAACCTTCAGAACAGCAAAAATCGAATTCTGATACGGCGAACTAA